A window of the Gossypium hirsutum isolate 1008001.06 chromosome A05, Gossypium_hirsutum_v2.1, whole genome shotgun sequence genome harbors these coding sequences:
- the LOC107938209 gene encoding bifunctional riboflavin kinase/FMN phosphatase isoform X1 has protein sequence MAKPLKKFVSCVILDLDGTLLNTDGVVSEVLKGFLAKYGKQWDGREAQRIVGKTPLEAAAAVVEEYGLPCGKEEFLAELQPVFYAQLCNIKPLPGACRLLKHLSGHGVPMALASNSPRGSIESKISYHQGWKDYFSAIVGGDEVTAGKPSPEIFLEAAKRLNREPSSCLVIEDSMPGVTAGKAAGMEVVAVPSVPKQAHLYTSADEVINSLLDLQPEKWGLPPFQDWIEGTLPTEPWYISGPVIKGFGRGSKVLGIPTANLSPKGHSSLLSEHPSGVYFGWAGLSTRGVYKMVMSIGWNPYFNNAEKTIEPWLLHEFTEDFYGEELRLVIVGYLRPEVNFPSLESLIAKIHEDKRIAERALDLPLYSKHKDDPYLSSSFHSESNHS, from the exons ATGGCCAAACCTTTGAAGAAGTTCGTTTCATGTGTTATTCTTGATCTGGATGGTACACTTCTTAACACTG ATGGTGTAGTAAGTGAGGTTTTAAAAGGATTTTTGGCTAAGTATGGGAAACAGTGGGATGGAAGAGAAGCTCAAAGAATAGTAGGAAAAACACCATTGGAAGCTGCTGCAGCTGTAGTGGAAGAATATGGTCTTCCTTGTGGAAAGGAGGAATTTCTTGCAGAACTTCAGCCAGTATTCTATGCACA GTTGTGCAACATTAAACCTCTTCCAGGTGCCTGTCGGCTACTTAAACATTTGAGTGGTCATGGTGTGCCCATGGCTTTAGCTTCAAACTCTCCAAGGGGAAGCATAGAATCCAAAATTTCTTATCACCAAG GTTGGAAAGATTATTTCTCCGCCATTGTTGGTGGTGATGAAGTGACTGCAGGGAAGCCAAGTCCTGAGAT ATTCCTGGAAGCTGCTAAAAGGCTAAATAGAGAACCTTCAAGCTGCCTAGTCATTGAAGATTCTAT GCCAGGTGTTACAGCTGGTAAGGCTGCTGGAATGGAAGTGGTTGCTGTGCCATCTGTTCCAAAACAAGCGCATCTTTACACCTCTGCGGATGAAGTGATAAACTCTCTGCTTGATTTGCAACCTGAAAAGTGGGGCCTACCTCCATTTCAAGATT GGATAGAGGGAACTTTGCCAACAGAACCTTGGTATATCAGTGGTCCCGTCATTAAGGGATTTGGCCGTGGCTCAAAAGTTCTTGGGATCCCTACAG CCAACTTGTCACCCAAAGGTCACTCAAGCCTCCTTTCAGAACATCCTTCAGGGGTATATTTTGGTTGGGCTGGATTGTCTACAAGAGGTGTTTATAAAATGGTCATGAGCATCGGTTGGAACCCATATTTCAACAATGCTGAAAAGACTATA GAACCATGGTTGCTTCATGAATTTACTGAGGACTTCTATGGTGAGGAATTGCGTCTTGTCATAGTCGGCTATTTACGACCCGAG GTTAATTTCCCATCCCTCGAAAGCCTGATAGCGAAGATTCATGAGGACAAAAGAATCGCAGAGAGAGCCCTTGATCTTCCATTGTATTCAAAGCACAAGGATGACCCATATCTAAGTAGTTCTTTTCACAGTGAAAGCAACCATTCATGA
- the LOC107938209 gene encoding bifunctional riboflavin kinase/FMN phosphatase isoform X2, with the protein MAKPLKKFVSCVILDLDDGVVSEVLKGFLAKYGKQWDGREAQRIVGKTPLEAAAAVVEEYGLPCGKEEFLAELQPVFYAQLCNIKPLPGACRLLKHLSGHGVPMALASNSPRGSIESKISYHQGWKDYFSAIVGGDEVTAGKPSPEIFLEAAKRLNREPSSCLVIEDSMPGVTAGKAAGMEVVAVPSVPKQAHLYTSADEVINSLLDLQPEKWGLPPFQDWIEGTLPTEPWYISGPVIKGFGRGSKVLGIPTANLSPKGHSSLLSEHPSGVYFGWAGLSTRGVYKMVMSIGWNPYFNNAEKTIEPWLLHEFTEDFYGEELRLVIVGYLRPEVNFPSLESLIAKIHEDKRIAERALDLPLYSKHKDDPYLSSSFHSESNHS; encoded by the exons ATGGCCAAACCTTTGAAGAAGTTCGTTTCATGTGTTATTCTTGATCTGGATG ATGGTGTAGTAAGTGAGGTTTTAAAAGGATTTTTGGCTAAGTATGGGAAACAGTGGGATGGAAGAGAAGCTCAAAGAATAGTAGGAAAAACACCATTGGAAGCTGCTGCAGCTGTAGTGGAAGAATATGGTCTTCCTTGTGGAAAGGAGGAATTTCTTGCAGAACTTCAGCCAGTATTCTATGCACA GTTGTGCAACATTAAACCTCTTCCAGGTGCCTGTCGGCTACTTAAACATTTGAGTGGTCATGGTGTGCCCATGGCTTTAGCTTCAAACTCTCCAAGGGGAAGCATAGAATCCAAAATTTCTTATCACCAAG GTTGGAAAGATTATTTCTCCGCCATTGTTGGTGGTGATGAAGTGACTGCAGGGAAGCCAAGTCCTGAGAT ATTCCTGGAAGCTGCTAAAAGGCTAAATAGAGAACCTTCAAGCTGCCTAGTCATTGAAGATTCTAT GCCAGGTGTTACAGCTGGTAAGGCTGCTGGAATGGAAGTGGTTGCTGTGCCATCTGTTCCAAAACAAGCGCATCTTTACACCTCTGCGGATGAAGTGATAAACTCTCTGCTTGATTTGCAACCTGAAAAGTGGGGCCTACCTCCATTTCAAGATT GGATAGAGGGAACTTTGCCAACAGAACCTTGGTATATCAGTGGTCCCGTCATTAAGGGATTTGGCCGTGGCTCAAAAGTTCTTGGGATCCCTACAG CCAACTTGTCACCCAAAGGTCACTCAAGCCTCCTTTCAGAACATCCTTCAGGGGTATATTTTGGTTGGGCTGGATTGTCTACAAGAGGTGTTTATAAAATGGTCATGAGCATCGGTTGGAACCCATATTTCAACAATGCTGAAAAGACTATA GAACCATGGTTGCTTCATGAATTTACTGAGGACTTCTATGGTGAGGAATTGCGTCTTGTCATAGTCGGCTATTTACGACCCGAG GTTAATTTCCCATCCCTCGAAAGCCTGATAGCGAAGATTCATGAGGACAAAAGAATCGCAGAGAGAGCCCTTGATCTTCCATTGTATTCAAAGCACAAGGATGACCCATATCTAAGTAGTTCTTTTCACAGTGAAAGCAACCATTCATGA
- the LOC107938210 gene encoding telomerase Cajal body protein 1, with protein sequence MGEEEREEEIQLPSSQIEPTETSESPKQQEYEWPKIRFNVPPYRTYHFHNQFRTGPNPNNFLKGVKWSPDGSCFLTSSEDNTLRLFYLPDDGSADQITACSSVSEEDSYAAQLVVSEGESVYDFCWYPYMSASDPVTCVFATTTRDHPIHLWDATSGLLRCTYRAYDAVDEITAAFSVAFNPAGTKVFAGYNKSVRVFDVHRPGRDFVQYSTLQGNKEGQTGIISAIAFCPTHTGMLATGSYSQTTAIYREDNMELLYVLHGQEGGITHVQFSKDGNYLYTGARKDPYIMCWDIRKAVEVVYKLYRSSESTNQRIAFDIECSGRHLGTGGQDGLVHIYDLQSGQWVSGFQAAADTVNGFSFHPFLPMAASSSGHRRFQILEDDNEDLQLRGEENCASVWSFSYDVTAGEQP encoded by the exons ATGGGAGAAGAGGAGCGAGAAGAAGAGATTCAGCTACCAAGCTCCCAAATCGAACCAACGGAAACCTCAGAATCTCCAAAGCAACAGGAATACGAGTGGCCTAAGATTAGATTCAATGTTCCTCCCTACAGAACTTACCACTTTCATAATCAGTTCAGAACTGGTCCCAACCCTAACAATTTTCTCAAAGGCGTCAAATG GTCTCCTGACGGCTCCTGTTTTCTCACCAGTTCCGAGGATAATACTCTTCGCCTTttctactt gcCGGATGATGGAAGCGCTGATCAAATTACTGCATGCTCTTCAGTCTCTGAAGAAG ATTCCTATGCTGCGCAACTTGTTGTGAGTGAAGGGGAATCTGTTTATGATTTCTGTTGGTATCCATATATGTCAGCTTCAG ATCCAGTTACCTGTGTGTTTGCTACGACTACCCGTGACCATCCGATTCATCTTTGGGATGCTACTTCTGGCCTG CTACGTTGCACGTACCGAGCTTATGATGCTGTGGATGAAATCACTGCTGCATTTTCAGTTGCATTTAATCCTGCAGGGACTAA GGTATTCGCTGGCTACAACAAATCTGTTAGAGTGTTTGATGTACATCGACCTGGTAGGGATTTTGTACAATATTCAACACTACAAGGGAACAAAGAAGGTCAAACGG GTATTATATCTGCAATTGCCTTTTGTCCTACTCACACTGGAATGCTAGCGACGGGATCTTACAGCCAAACTACTGCAATATATAGGGAAGACAATATGGAGCTCTTATATGTTTTACATGGACAAGAAGGTGGGATAACGCAT GTGCAATTTTCAAAAGATGGAAATTATCTATATACTGGAGCCCGGAAG GATCCTTATATTATGTGCTGGGACATAAGAAAAGCTGTTGAAGTTGTCTACAA GTTATACAGATCATCTGAATCTACCAACCAACGAATAGCTTTCGATATTGAGTGCTCAGGTCGGCATCTTGGTACAGGTGGCCag GATGGTCTTGTTCATATTTACGATTTACAAAGCGGACAGTGGGTATCAGGCTTTCAGGCTGCAGCTG ATACCGTCAATGGTTTCTCTTTTCATCCTTTCCTGCCAATGGCTGCCTCTTCATCAGGCCACCGAAGATTTCAAATTCTCGAGGACGACAATGAGGATTTGCAGTTGAGAG GTGAGGAAAATTGTGCTTCTGTTTGGAGTTTCTCGTATGATGTTACTGCTGGAGAACAACCTTGA